A single genomic interval of uncultured Desulfobulbus sp. harbors:
- a CDS encoding ABC transporter ATP-binding protein — protein MGQNVIRVSNLGKSYRLGYREKQADSFRDLLTGLFRAPVQRIRNLGEHTVESDDAFWALRDVSFSVQPGEVVGIIGRNGAGKSTLLKVLSRITEPTEGEIRLRGRVSSLLEVGTGFHPELTGRENIFLNGSILGMSKAEIRAKFDQIVAFSEIEKFLDTPVKRYSSGMYVRLAFAVAAHLEPEILIVDEVLAVGDLEFQKKCLGKMGDVAREGRTVLIVSHNMSAIQALCERAILLRSGRLVDDGPTSDVVRNYLKFLEKGASSPFDNNPERKCSGAIMLTGARMLDEHGHHIEHPVSGKPLTLKFDYHNKSGITHVDVLMTIYNHLGTAVSHFNTRIEGIRLPVEESGSYYCTIPRLPLPMGDYRIAIALQVNNKNVDLIPNILAFSVIVGCFFDTGLMPDIQYSAALFDHTWESTKIFDSPISEGSICKPETL, from the coding sequence ATGGGCCAAAACGTTATCCGTGTTTCTAACCTTGGAAAATCGTACCGCCTGGGGTATCGGGAAAAACAGGCCGATTCCTTCAGGGACCTCCTCACCGGCTTGTTCCGGGCTCCCGTGCAGAGAATTCGCAACCTCGGCGAGCATACCGTTGAATCCGACGATGCCTTTTGGGCGCTCAGGGATGTCTCCTTTTCCGTCCAACCTGGCGAGGTCGTTGGTATTATAGGAAGAAACGGAGCTGGAAAATCAACCCTGCTCAAGGTCCTATCCCGCATCACCGAACCAACGGAGGGCGAAATTCGTTTACGCGGCCGGGTATCATCATTGCTGGAAGTAGGTACCGGTTTTCATCCGGAATTAACCGGGCGAGAAAATATTTTTCTCAATGGCTCGATTCTCGGCATGTCCAAGGCGGAAATAAGAGCCAAGTTTGATCAGATTGTCGCCTTTTCAGAGATTGAAAAATTTCTCGACACCCCTGTCAAACGCTATTCTTCCGGCATGTATGTCCGGCTTGCCTTTGCCGTGGCAGCCCATTTAGAACCCGAGATTCTCATCGTCGACGAGGTGCTGGCGGTCGGTGATCTGGAATTTCAAAAAAAATGTTTAGGAAAAATGGGCGATGTGGCCCGTGAAGGGAGAACGGTACTCATCGTCAGCCATAACATGAGCGCTATTCAGGCCTTGTGCGAACGCGCCATCCTACTTCGCTCCGGACGTTTAGTGGATGACGGTCCGACTTCGGATGTCGTCAGAAATTATCTCAAATTTCTTGAAAAAGGAGCATCGAGCCCCTTTGACAACAACCCCGAGCGAAAATGCTCCGGAGCTATCATGCTCACAGGGGCACGCATGCTGGATGAGCATGGCCATCACATCGAGCATCCGGTGTCCGGAAAACCGTTAACGCTCAAATTTGATTACCACAATAAAAGTGGCATCACACATGTGGATGTCCTCATGACTATATACAATCACCTCGGCACGGCTGTCAGCCACTTCAATACCCGGATAGAGGGCATAAGGCTTCCAGTTGAGGAATCGGGCAGTTATTATTGCACAATACCGAGGCTGCCCTTGCCCATGGGGGACTACAGGATTGCTATTGCCCTCCAGGTTAACAATAAAAATGTTGATCTTATCCCCAACATTCTCGCTTTTAGCGTCATAGTCGGCTGCTTTTTTGACACCGGATTAATGCCAGACATTCAATACTCGGCAGCTTTGTTTGACCATACATGGGAATCTACAAAAATCTTCGATTCCCCAATATCTGAGGGGTCTATCTGTAAGCCGGAGACACTATAA
- a CDS encoding polysaccharide pyruvyl transferase family protein has product MRILIDNSGYELKNMGDLAMLQVAIQRIHSLFPTAELHVLTTNSERLQHHCPWCTPVPADITIYGRALWHQSWNMLGGIHKLLPPATHFFLISSEDRLRSKFPRLARLWLAHRFKRRNISTEPMDRFLALIASADCVVATGGGYLNDTFAQHAVGVLQLLLLAQHAGCPSFLFGQGLGPIQSPRIKSLCRQVFPRLAFLGLREGRASLPLALALGADKNRLAVTGDDAIELAYAKVPPQLGSSIGINLRMATYSQVGNEVLHQVHEVMHKVSNRLQANLAPIPISLHDEDSDLRSIQQIIGSNESTVDQYDTPEKVILQIGQCRLVVTGSYHAGVFALSQGIPVVGLAKSPYYHDKFHGLSEQFTIGCQVVALNQNDFSEHLEKAILDAWHSAPETRTNLLAQAELQIQAGHQAYTTLQASLR; this is encoded by the coding sequence ATGCGTATTCTCATTGACAACAGCGGCTACGAGTTAAAAAATATGGGAGATTTGGCGATGCTGCAAGTCGCCATCCAACGAATACATTCCTTATTCCCAACGGCAGAACTCCACGTCCTTACAACCAATTCTGAACGGTTACAACACCACTGCCCCTGGTGCACTCCTGTTCCGGCTGATATAACTATATACGGTCGGGCACTCTGGCACCAATCGTGGAACATGCTCGGCGGGATACATAAATTGCTGCCACCCGCGACACATTTTTTTCTCATATCAAGCGAAGACAGGCTACGCAGCAAGTTCCCCCGTTTGGCCCGTTTGTGGCTGGCCCACCGTTTCAAACGCCGGAACATCTCTACCGAGCCCATGGATCGGTTCCTTGCACTGATCGCCTCGGCGGATTGTGTTGTGGCGACCGGAGGGGGGTACCTCAACGATACCTTTGCCCAACATGCCGTCGGCGTACTGCAACTGCTTCTTCTGGCTCAACATGCGGGTTGCCCCTCTTTTCTCTTTGGTCAAGGACTCGGCCCGATACAATCACCACGGATAAAATCACTGTGTCGACAAGTCTTTCCCAGACTCGCTTTTCTTGGCCTACGGGAAGGCCGTGCAAGCCTTCCGCTCGCCCTTGCGTTGGGTGCAGACAAGAATCGCTTGGCAGTTACCGGCGACGACGCCATTGAACTGGCATATGCTAAGGTCCCCCCACAGTTAGGCAGTTCCATTGGCATCAATTTACGGATGGCAACCTATTCACAAGTGGGAAACGAAGTTCTACACCAAGTCCATGAAGTGATGCACAAGGTCAGCAACAGATTGCAGGCCAACCTTGCGCCAATCCCCATCTCGCTCCATGACGAAGATTCGGATCTCCGCTCGATCCAACAAATAATCGGCTCGAATGAGTCTACCGTCGATCAATACGACACACCGGAGAAGGTCATTTTGCAAATCGGTCAATGCCGTCTAGTGGTCACCGGCAGTTACCATGCCGGTGTTTTTGCGCTTTCGCAAGGTATCCCGGTCGTCGGCTTGGCCAAATCGCCTTACTACCACGATAAATTCCACGGCCTTAGCGAACAGTTTACAATTGGTTGTCAAGTAGTGGCTCTGAACCAAAACGATTTTTCCGAGCACTTGGAAAAGGCCATACTCGATGCTTGGCACTCTGCCCCGGAAACCAGAACAAACCTTCTGGCTCAAGCCGAACTGCAGATACAAGCCGGGCATCAAGCCTACACCACCCTGCAGGCCAGTCTCAGGTGA
- a CDS encoding glycosyltransferase family A protein, with product MTPPQVSVLMPVYNAERYVDEAVKSILRQTFTDFEFIIINDGSTDQSLRILSAYADRDDRIRLINRENKGLVATLNEMIALAKGEYLARMDADDIAVPDRFAKQATFLNENQGVVCVGGAFELIDHKSRLLTRLYPPEHDNDLQRLMLAGHTAICHPCAMIRTFALRQVGGYDSAVPCAEDLDVWLRLGEMGLLANLRDCVLQYRLHSFSISEEKGLKQQHDMHLACQRAWLRRGISGHFEATDHWRPSNSPLSQHTFMLKYGWWAFNSRQRKTAVIYGLKTIKIFPWVSSGWKLLLVSLFKPFPPRISIKGRQ from the coding sequence ATGACTCCCCCCCAGGTTTCCGTACTCATGCCGGTCTATAATGCCGAACGCTATGTCGATGAGGCGGTGAAGAGTATCCTCAGGCAAACCTTTACTGATTTTGAATTTATCATCATCAATGATGGCTCGACGGATCAATCTCTACGCATTCTCAGCGCGTATGCAGACAGGGATGACCGTATTCGACTTATCAATCGAGAGAACAAAGGGTTGGTGGCAACGCTCAATGAAATGATAGCACTTGCCAAAGGTGAATACCTTGCAAGGATGGATGCTGACGATATCGCCGTCCCTGATCGTTTTGCAAAACAAGCCACCTTTCTTAACGAAAATCAAGGTGTTGTTTGCGTTGGCGGAGCTTTTGAACTCATAGACCATAAAAGTCGATTGCTAACCCGACTGTATCCGCCTGAACACGATAACGACCTACAAAGGTTAATGCTCGCAGGGCACACAGCAATTTGCCACCCCTGTGCAATGATACGAACATTTGCTCTACGTCAGGTCGGTGGGTACGATTCAGCAGTCCCTTGCGCCGAGGACCTCGATGTATGGTTACGCCTCGGGGAAATGGGACTCTTAGCAAATCTGCGGGATTGTGTGTTGCAATACCGTCTACATTCCTTCTCGATTAGCGAAGAAAAAGGACTCAAACAACAACACGATATGCATCTTGCCTGCCAAAGGGCATGGCTGCGGCGTGGTATTTCCGGCCATTTTGAAGCCACTGATCACTGGCGCCCAAGTAACTCCCCCCTTTCTCAGCACACCTTTATGCTCAAGTATGGATGGTGGGCCTTCAACAGTCGCCAGAGGAAAACAGCGGTCATCTACGGGCTGAAAACCATAAAAATTTTTCCATGGGTAAGCAGTGGTTGGAAATTGCTCCTTGTATCACTTTTCAAGCCCTTTCCCCCTCGTATTTCCATCAAGGGGAGGCAATAA
- a CDS encoding glycosyltransferase family A protein: MLPEVSIIIPMRNAEPYILQTLTSILQERKCPLEILVVDDQSTDRSAAVVSSVPDPRVRIIDGPGRGIAASFNAGLSHVRGKITMRCDADDLYSHEKIRSQVRWLHAHPDYGAVCGRFATLDEKGKLVREFGEDETSCDITEELCAGLTRTSFCTFAVRTEILQKLGGFRDFFVTAEDIDCQLRLGEQTRVWFDAAVCYYYRLHGTSTIHQQDDDHRQYFDEMARTFQQQRQFEGNDALQRGTPPPLPCPIRNTPPQTASAHIQGLLLGKAWQEHTDGQKFQAIKTGMAAMRYQPNNWSAWKSVFALLVKSSSRLAEKQ; this comes from the coding sequence ATGTTACCTGAAGTCAGCATCATCATCCCCATGCGTAATGCAGAACCGTATATTCTGCAAACGCTTACATCTATTCTGCAAGAACGAAAATGCCCTCTCGAGATCCTCGTCGTAGACGATCAATCCACCGATCGCTCTGCCGCGGTCGTTTCTTCCGTCCCTGATCCAAGAGTGCGAATCATCGATGGTCCCGGTCGTGGTATAGCGGCCAGTTTCAATGCGGGGTTATCCCATGTTCGCGGCAAAATTACCATGCGCTGTGATGCCGACGACCTCTATTCTCACGAGAAAATACGCTCCCAGGTGCGCTGGTTGCATGCGCACCCAGATTATGGCGCTGTATGCGGCAGATTCGCCACTCTCGACGAAAAGGGAAAACTCGTCCGCGAATTTGGTGAAGACGAGACCTCTTGCGATATTACAGAGGAACTGTGCGCGGGGCTCACCAGGACGAGCTTTTGTACGTTTGCCGTCCGCACAGAAATACTACAGAAACTTGGTGGATTTCGGGATTTTTTTGTCACTGCCGAAGACATTGATTGCCAATTGCGATTAGGGGAACAGACCCGCGTATGGTTTGACGCTGCTGTTTGTTATTATTATCGGCTCCACGGCACTTCGACAATCCACCAGCAGGATGACGACCACCGCCAGTATTTCGACGAAATGGCTCGTACATTCCAACAACAACGTCAGTTCGAGGGGAACGATGCCCTCCAGAGGGGCACCCCGCCACCTCTCCCCTGCCCCATTCGCAACACCCCTCCTCAAACAGCATCTGCGCATATTCAGGGGCTGCTTTTAGGAAAAGCATGGCAGGAACATACCGATGGGCAAAAATTCCAGGCTATCAAGACCGGTATGGCAGCTATGCGTTATCAGCCCAATAACTGGTCTGCCTGGAAAAGCGTCTTCGCTCTTCTTGTGAAATCTTCGAGCCGGTTGGCAGAAAAACAATGA